The stretch of DNA ACACGCAGATTCCACCGGGGCGCGTCTACCTCCGTCGCCTGCTCGAAATGCTCTACGGCGACGAGTACGACATTGAAGACGACTTCCCGCTCGTAGAAGACCGTGGGAAGAACAAGGGAACGGAAGCCTACCCAATCTCTTCGACGCGCCCCATCGACTCGCCCGTGGCCGCGAACATCGCAGTCACCGGCGGCGCGATGGGCGGGACGTCTCACTTCCACGAGGGTGGCGACCACGTCGCCGTCCGCACCGGCAAACTCGCCGGGGCGATGGCCGCAAGCGGAACCCTCAACTCCTACAACACGGCGTGGAAGCGCGCGCTCGGGAGCGAGATTCTGCGGAGCATTGCGATGGCCGACTACGTTGCCGACTTCACGCCGCGCGATTGGGACAAGACGTTCGGCACGCTCGACCGCATCTTAGACCGCGGCGGCTACACCACCTCACAAGCGCTCTCCTCGGGCGTCGCCGGGATGAAACTCGCCGCGAAGTACCGAAAAATCAAGTTCGGCTACCGGAACCACTCGTACGTCCAGATTCGAGAAGACGAGTACACGGCGTAAAAAGGGTTTAAACCGGCGGCCCGCTAACTACCTTCTGCGTGCCATTAGTCCCCGCCTGAGCGTACCTGTTCAGGGTGCAATGACTGTGCGGCGAACCCAGGCACGCGACATACGGAGAATCCGCCAGTTGGCGGCGCCTGACACGAGGGTTTCCCGGTTGACGCGGCACGCCGCCTCGGGATGATACCGGCCGTTAGTGTCTCGGGCGACACTCCTCACACGACGAGTCTCTACCATCACCCGAGTATACACATTTCTGGAACGGGATTCAATACGTTTAGTTATCGACACAGGTGAGAACATCCGGTGAGTGCCCGTGCAACGTACAAACCTAAAGTGCCTTTGCCACTGATACACGCGTATGGTCGAAGAAGCGATTGATGACGTTGATAGGGCGATCTTGTATGCACTGCAGGAAGACGCCCGAAATATGTCGTCCGGAGATATCGCGGAGCGCACCGGGACCTCAGACAGCACCGTTCGCAAGCGGATCAATCGGCTCGAATCCGACCGGGTAATTAAAGGATACAGCGCCAGCGTCGATTACCAGAAGTCAGGCTATCCACTCCGAATGTTGCTCTATTGCACCGCCTCGATACCGCAGCGTGGTGAGTGCATCCCCGAAATTCTCGGGATAGATGGTGTCGTTTCGGTTCAGGAGTTGGTCACCGGTGAACAGAACCTCCTCGTTACTGCCGTTGGCGAGTCCGATAGCGATATCACGCAAGTGGCACAGAAACTTCTCGATATGGGGCTCACCATCGCCGACGAGGTTCTCGTACGAAGCCACGAGACGACGCCATTCGGCAAGTTTTCTCCCGAGGATCAAACGGAGACTGATCGATAATCCAAACGTGTTTGCTTTCGAACACGGTCGGACACCGGACAACCGCTCGTACCGGATCGGCAGTGTCTGCGTAACGATTCGGTTTATTGATACGGTATTATGAACACTTCGGTAATTATTTGACCTCTATCGGGCAATCCGGTTGCACGGCCTAATGCCTCACATAGATGAGTCGGAACAGTGGAGGACAATCTGTCGATGAACGATGGCAATCTCGAATCCGTCGTTGAGTCGGTTCAAGACTGGGTCGGTTCTGAGAGAGACTGGACAGACGGTTCGAGTTCACGCACGGCACTCGTCATTTCGTGTTCGATGGAAGGTTGGAACCCCCAAGAACCACTGTGGCCGGTTGACGCCGCTTGGAACCTCATCAAGGTGCAGACCCTCGGAAACCAGGCCTGGAGGAGACACGAGGGCGAAATGGTTCTAGATGGCAATATCGAACATCTCAGAACTCAGTACGACGTTGGGGCAGTCCTCGTCGTTGGACACACGAAGTGTACGGTTCTCGAAGACGCACACGAGGAGTGGGTTGCGCCTGCGTCACAGTCTCCCGCAGGGATCAAAGCACGACTAGATCCCCTTCGCTTGATCGTCAGAGATGGGTTCAAAGAGGGAACCATTACAGAATCAACGCCGCTTCGGACGGTACGGTGTCGACTCGTCGAATTCAACGTCCACCGACAGGTTCAGTTCCTTCGTCAAGCACTCCCTCGGTCGATCACGGTAGCTGGCTACGTTCACGACCAAGACGGAGTATACGGCTCGTTTCCAGATAACTGGTATCTGGTTGCGCTCGACGGTAAAATCGAACCGCAGACTATCCGAACCCAACTCCCCGAAGACACGACGGTTCACGTTGCGAGTCTGTTGCGCTGAACGCCCACATCCGCCACATATCGTTCCAGTATTGAGAGTTTATCGAACAGTTTGTGAAAAATCAGAGTTTTTATTAACCAATACGTTCTCGAGGTGGATAACAACGATAGTCTCGGTCCGCCGAATTCTACACGGCTGCCGGGATGGGTCGCGAAATAATCAGATCGATGTCAGGACATAACTCGAAGAAGACGGTCGGAACGCTCCCGAACACGACGGTGAAATCACCGTACGTGCCCGTCGCACTGACGTGGCTCGTGTGGACACTGTTCGCTGCGAGTATCGTGGTTCTCGCCACGCGAATTCAGTTCGGTGGCACCTGGTCGATCCCCGGCGTGGTCGCCATCGACGGACTGACAGTCCTGATGTGGGTTGTCGTCACTTTCTTCAGCGGTGTCGTCCACAGCTACTCGCGCCGGTACATGGCTGGCAGCACCCACGAGACGAGGTTTTTCAGCACCGTATTCGGTTTCACGCTAGTCGTGATGGGGCTCGTCGCGGCAGACCATATCGCACTGTTCGGACTCCTCTGGCTGTCGATGGGGTTGTTGATGGCGAAGCTCGTCGGTACCGTCCGCGGCTGGACGCAGGCACAGGCAGCCGAGAGGGTCGCCCGCAGATACTTCCTCGCCAGCAGCGTGCTCCTCGGGGTCGCGCTGACCGCGTTGTGGTGGTTGACTGGCGCGACCACGATTTCCGGAATCGAAGCGGCCGCCGAAACGCTCGGAGGACCGGTGTGGCTCGTCGCAGCGAGCGCGCTCGTCCTCGCGGCGATGATTCAGTCAGCGCTCGTCCCGTTCCACAACTGGCTGCTCTCTTCGATGACTGCACCGACCCCAGCCTCGGCACTGATGCACGCCGGATTCGTCAACGCAGGTGGCATCCTGCTGACTCGTTTCGCGCCGGTCATCACTGTCGACGCCGGGCTCATGTTCGCGGTGGTCGCAATCGGCGGCGCCAGTGCAATCGGCGGGAGGCTGCTGAAATCGGTTCAAACAGACGTCAAATCTAAGCTCGGCTGTTCGACGGTCGGGCAGATGGGGTTCATGATCATGCAGGCTGGTCTCGGCTTTTTCGGAGCCGCCATCACCCACCTCATTCTGCACGGCTTCTACAAGGCCTACCAATTTCTCAGCGCTGGCGAGCGGGTCGAACACACCAGCCCGGATGCACGGCCGTCACGCACAACAGCCCGTTTGACGAGTGTCGTTGACGTCATCGTGACGCTGGTGACCGGGCTCGCCGGTGGTGTGTTGTTCGCCATGTTAACTGGAAAGGGACAGCACGTCGACAGTGGCCTCCTCTTGACGTTCTTCGTGGTGTTCACCACGCTACACGCGTCCCGGAGCGCAATCGAGCAGACCGCACTTCCAACGACGGTTCGCTACGGGGCCGTTCCGTTGGTCTTCTTCCCCGCCATCATCGTCTATGCCGTCGTCTACGAGAGCGTCTCGATGCTTCTTGAAATCGGGCCGGTGACGACCGAACTGACACTCCTCCACGGTATCATCGTCGTCGTCTTCGTCGGCGTCTACATCGGCATCGAGACCGGCATCCACGAGAACAGCCAACGTCTCTACGTCGCACTACTGAACGCCAGCCAACCGTCGTCGGATACCGTGTTGACCACAACGGAGGACTACAATGAATACTGAACCCACCCTCGAAGAGAAAATCGACAAGGCAGCGGCCACGGTCGGCTCGCTTTGGCCGATCCACTCGTTCGTGACGTCGAACCCGCTGTCAGGGTTCGAGAACCAACCGTTCGGAAAGGCAGTCGCGCAGGCAGCTGACCTACTGGGCGGTCGTGGCTATCCCACCCCTGCGACGTTTCAGAAGGCCCTGGAACGCGGCCAGATAGACCCCGAAATACTCGATGCGAAACTCGATTCGGCGGGCTACGTGGAGGACCCTGAAGTACTGCTCGACCGTCTGGCCGACTCGACCACCAGTAGCGACGGTGAAACGGACACCGGCACCGACCACGTCAATCAAGTCCTGACCAAGTGGTTGTCGACGTTCCTCGACGAAGGAAGTGCCTACTGGTCGATGCCGAACCGCGAAGCGGGATTCTACACCGCGTTCCGCGAAATCGCCCGGTACGACACCGAGATTCCCGACGAGGGAGTCGTCGCTGACCTGCCCGAAACGCCGGCCGAAGCCATCGAGGCCGTGTTGGAGCCCTATCCAAAGAGCCAGTGGACTCCGATATTCGAAGAGCAGCTGGCTGCACTCCCCGGCTGGACTGGGTTCATCAAGCGTCGCGCCGAGGACGAAGGTTCGTGGCAGTCGGCTCACCCCATAACACTGCTCGGATATCTCGGAATCCGCCTCGCACTGCTCGACGGGTTCGGTGCCGAGATTGCACCCTCCACCGGCCCCAACAGCACAGAGGCTGATGCAGCCG from Haladaptatus sp. ZSTT2 encodes:
- a CDS encoding Lrp/AsnC family transcriptional regulator; this encodes MVEEAIDDVDRAILYALQEDARNMSSGDIAERTGTSDSTVRKRINRLESDRVIKGYSASVDYQKSGYPLRMLLYCTASIPQRGECIPEILGIDGVVSVQELVTGEQNLLVTAVGESDSDITQVAQKLLDMGLTIADEVLVRSHETTPFGKFSPEDQTETDR
- a CDS encoding PadR family transcriptional regulator, with product MNDGNLESVVESVQDWVGSERDWTDGSSSRTALVISCSMEGWNPQEPLWPVDAAWNLIKVQTLGNQAWRRHEGEMVLDGNIEHLRTQYDVGAVLVVGHTKCTVLEDAHEEWVAPASQSPAGIKARLDPLRLIVRDGFKEGTITESTPLRTVRCRLVEFNVHRQVQFLRQALPRSITVAGYVHDQDGVYGSFPDNWYLVALDGKIEPQTIRTQLPEDTTVHVASLLR
- a CDS encoding proton-conducting transporter transmembrane domain-containing protein, with the protein product MSGHNSKKTVGTLPNTTVKSPYVPVALTWLVWTLFAASIVVLATRIQFGGTWSIPGVVAIDGLTVLMWVVVTFFSGVVHSYSRRYMAGSTHETRFFSTVFGFTLVVMGLVAADHIALFGLLWLSMGLLMAKLVGTVRGWTQAQAAERVARRYFLASSVLLGVALTALWWLTGATTISGIEAAAETLGGPVWLVAASALVLAAMIQSALVPFHNWLLSSMTAPTPASALMHAGFVNAGGILLTRFAPVITVDAGLMFAVVAIGGASAIGGRLLKSVQTDVKSKLGCSTVGQMGFMIMQAGLGFFGAAITHLILHGFYKAYQFLSAGERVEHTSPDARPSRTTARLTSVVDVIVTLVTGLAGGVLFAMLTGKGQHVDSGLLLTFFVVFTTLHASRSAIEQTALPTTVRYGAVPLVFFPAIIVYAVVYESVSMLLEIGPVTTELTLLHGIIVVVFVGVYIGIETGIHENSQRLYVALLNASQPSSDTVLTTTEDYNEY